Genomic window (Dyadobacter fanqingshengii):
GTTACAATGGCAAGAAAAAACGATATTGATTTGAAAGCCTGCGTCATGCGGAGTTCTTTTTCAATCAGATCGGATTGCAAAAATGCCCGGTAGGGGACATTGGAAGCAACTTTATGCCAGGTTTCCTGGAGATACTTCGTGACCTTGGATAATTTCTCCCTATCTGCCCGCACGACTACATATTTATAATCGTCGGGTCTTGCCAGGCGGAGTATACAAGGCGGGACAATATCGTGTAACCCAAATTCTTTGTAATCATTGACCACGCCAATAATGGTGTAATTGGCACTGTCAAGGGTAACCTGCTGGCCGATCGGCTGCTTGAAACCGGAGCGCGCTACAAAAGTCTGATTGACCAGTATTGACTGGTCAGTATCCGCTTCACCACTATGAAACTGACGTCCATCCACAACACGGATTCCCATTGTGTTCAGATATTCTTGTCCTCCAACTTGCGCAATTTGTGCTTGCAGTTCGCCGCTCTTTGTTCGCGCAGTCGACGTATAGCTGTCATCGCCGATTTGCTGTGCAGAGCCAGCCACACTTTTAATTTCAACATTGGATTGAACCGCCTGGCTTAAGGCGCGGTATTCCTGCGCATTATTAACCTGGACAACGGCAACTTCGTTGATCGCATACCCGAAATCAGCCTTTTGCTGGAAAGCTGCATTTTGGGTCATGACAATGCCGACTACCAATGCAAAACAGGACAAACTAAACTGGGCGAGAAGCAGAAACCTTGTAAAACGGTTGGACGAACCAAGCGATGTTTTCCCTTTGAGAATACGAACAGGCTGGAACGAGCTGACGTATAGCGCGGGGTATAATCCAGAACAAATCGCACTTACAACCGGAACCAACAAAAGGAAAATCCAAAACCCGAAATCTTTATTTAGATCGGGTGAAAGGTCAATCCCGGTTAGTTCGATCATCGTAGGCGCGAGCAGGCTTACAAACAACAAGCCCAATGTTGACGCGAGAAGGCAAAGGATGATGTTCTCTGTTAAAAATTGCCAGACCAATTCCCTTCTTAGGCCCCCAATCACTTTTCGAACCCCAATTTCCTTCAATCGGCCACTGGCGAATGCAATGGACACATTTGTGAAGTTGAAGCAAGTGATGATGAGAATAAAGATGGACATGATCACAGGGACGATAACAAGAACTCCCCGCGGGTTGGAATTTAACTGGCTACCATATACGTAACCGGACATATCGATGTCTGAACTTGTTGCCAAATCTGAAAACGGTTGTAGTGAAAACCCTTCCAGCAGCCAATCTTTATGATTGCTATTGTGGGGTGCCAGCGAAGGCATCAGGTTAGCAGTAACCAGGCGGGCCGCTTGTTCATTTTTCAATTCCACAAATGTTGTAATGCGCGTTGCATTAGCCCAATTATCAGCCTGTACTTCTCCAACAGCAATTCTGTTTTCGAAGGCGGTAATTATATCAAATTGAATGCTTGAATTTTCAGGGATCTTCTCAGTTACAGCGATCACTGTGTAAACTTTGTTGCTTCCATCAGCACCGATCAGAGTTAGTGACTGGCCTACTGGCATCTGCTTGGGAAAATATTTGTCTGCCAGGGATGGGCTGATTATGATCTGATCCGATTTATTAAAGCCAGACAGGTTACCATATTTTAATGGGAAATTAAAGAAGTCGAATAGCGCTTTGTCTGTATAATGAATGCGTTCGTCAAAGCTCGCATCCTTATGCTTTACGATTACAGACGCGCTGCTCAACCGCGCAATGCGTTCTGCACCGGCAAAGTCTTTTTGCATGGTCTGTGCTAAGGGTAATGGCACGACTCCCCAGGTCTGCTTGCTTCCATCAACCGTCCGCTCGCTATTCAGCCGGTAAACGTTTCTAGCATTTGTATGGTTTTGATCAAATTTCGCGCGGTAGTTATAATTAAGGTAAGCCAAAATACAGCAAGCAATGGCAAACCTAATCCTGCGACATTGAGCATTACATAGATCTTATTCCTCCAAAGTACACGAAAAGCAATTTTAAAATAATTTGAGAACATAAGTTGATATAAATCTATTCGAAATCAAGGGTTGACAGGTTTGCACCTTTTTACAAAAATACAATTAGTATACCGGACATTCGAAAGTGCCCTGAGGGCCTCAATTTGGCTACTTTCATAATAATCAGTGTTCAGAAGCGGACATCCAGGTGTCCACTTTATCTTTCGCAGATGCGATGTCACGGAGCAGTTTTGGGCTTAAAAGGAACTCGATACTAATTGGGTCTTCGTAACGGCTTAAAATACTTTTCAGTTGCTGGCCTCACTCTAACCTCTTCAAAAAGGTATCAAATTGTAATTTGAGGCGTCTCAAATCAATAATGAAGCGCATCTGTACTTCCATTCCCACAATTTTGGGTCATTAACAACCGCTAATCGACCTGTAAATTATGGCACGCTTTACAACTTTACTATTTTTCTTTTTTACTGCACTTTCATTAAATGCCCAATCCATCAGCGGCAGTGTCATCAATGAAGCAAAGCGTCCAGCTTCTTTTTCAGTAGTTAAACTTTTTGAAACGACAGATTCGAGCTTGGTGAAAGGAACGATCGCTAATGAAGCCGGGCAATATGAATTTACTGGCATCCGCACCGGCAGCTATTATGTCAAAGCTTCGCTAGTTGGTATGCTTGATCAGAATAGCTTAACAGTAACCCTGCACGACCGCCAGTCGGTCAGGCTTGATCCGCTGATGATGATGCAGGCACAGCAGGTATTAAATGAACTGGTAGTCAAAGCGCAAAAACCTACTATCGAACAACTGGTTGATAAGACGGTATTAAATATAGCCACTGACCAGGTCGCCCAAGGAAAGTCGGCTTATGAGTTATTACAGCAAGCGCCAGGCGTCATGATCGATCCGAACGATAACATTCGCATGGGCGGCAAGCAGGGCGTGAATGTATTCATCGATGGCAAGCCAATTAACCTGTCTTCAACAGATCTTGCCAACCTGCTCCGCGGCACTGCTGCCAGCAACATTGATAAAATTGAATTGATTTCAAATCCTTCTGCACGTTTCGATGCTCAGGGTGGGGCCGGCGTCATCAATATTCGGCTCCGTCGGAATAAAAATGATGGCATGAATGGAAATGTCTCTGGCGGATACGGACAAAGTAATCACTACCGCGCCAATCTGGCGCTTGACCTTAATTACAGGGCAAAACGTTTAAGCTTATACGCTAATGTTTCAGGAAGTGATAATGATCAGATCACCAAAGTACTGCTTGACCGGAATGCCAGTGGCCTGCAATTCGTGCAACGTGGCTTTGACACAGATGGGACGCGCGCGGTCGTCTACAAGACGGGTATCGAATATTCTTTAACTACAAAGCAAACCCTCGGACTGGTTGTAGCGGGCAATGCGGCTTTCAACCGGTTTGGTACTAATTCCGGCACGAGCATCATAAACAGCAAGGGCCAGGTGGATTCCAGCATTGTAAACCGGGTCTTTAACCCAAATCAGAATAATCGGCTTAATGTCGCCTTAAATTACCGATACGCCGATACGCTCGGATTGGAATTGAATGCAGATGCAGATTTTACGATTTTCAGTAACGATTCTCCTAGCAACATTGTCAGCAATTATATTAGTGCCGATGGGCTGCCGTTGTTCAAACGGCAAGTACGTTTTGAAGCCAATACCGGCATCCGGATCGGCACTATGCGTGCGGATATTGTAAAGGAATGGAAGAAAAAACAGGTAAAGCTAGAAACCGGCTTTAAACATATCCACGTAGCTGCCACCAATGATCTATTGGCTTTTTCAGGAGCCGACGACCAACTGGATGTGAATCGCACAAACCGGTTTACTTATCGCGAAATTGTCAGCGCAGCTTATGCTTCACTAAACCATTCAAATAGAACATGGTCCATGCAGGCCGGTGTTCGTGCTGAAAGAACTGCGGTACAAGGCCGCTCAGTAGACCGGTTAAGCCGTATTATTGATCGCCCGGATACCACCTATTTTAATTTGTTTCCTACCGGCTATATTCAATATCAGATCTCAGGAAATGGCCAGCTCGGATTCAATTATGGCAGAAGGATAGGTCGGCCCAGTTACCAGGACCTGAATCCGTTCATTTACCAGATTGATCCATACACTAGTCAGCGTGGCAATCCGTTTCTCATGCCTTCCTATACGCAGAACGCAGAACTCAGTTACACTTATAAATGGGCCACAAACGTGAAGCTTTCCTATGGGCATACGAGTGGGTTTTCAACCGATGTAATGCAGCAAAAAGGTCTGACTGCACACCAAACTGTCGCAAACGTGGGCCAGGTAAACGCTCTGAACCTCTCGCTAAGCACGCCTTATAGATTTACGAAATGGTGGAGCGCTTACCTTTATGCAGCAGCAACCTTGAACCGTTTTCAGGGCAACTTTTCAGCTGATGAAACATTCGACCAGCATGCGCTTGCCTTTGAAAGCTACGTTCAAAATACTTTTACTATCTCCAAGTCGTGGCAAGCACAATTATCGGGTTTCTGGAATGCTCCGACCACCCAAACCGTCTACCGCATTGGTGGCCTGGGCGCATTAAATTTAAGCATTGAACGGAAAGTATTAAAAGGGGAGGGTAAGCTTGCACTGAATGTTGACGATCTCTTAAATACGATGCGTTGGCGGCAATCTACATCCTTTGGGTCGCAACAATTCAATATTGACCGCAAATGGGAAAGCCGCCGTGTTTCAATAAGGTTTGCTTATCGATTTGGACGCAGCGAGATAAAGGGTGCCCGGGAGCCGCGTACAAACAATGATGCAAGCCGGATTAAGACAAACGGGAATTTATAAATTATGTTTAGATATGGCTAAGCTTGGAACTTGTAGACCAAGGCCGGACTTTTAAATTATTTTAGTAATATTAACCGATGAGCTTCTACTTCAATGTCTACTCGGCAGTCCTCTTGTTTGGCTTTTTGCAGGGCTGGATATATGCCCTGCTGCTGTGGATTCGCGGCCAACGGGAAGGGCGCCTGTCTGATTATCTGCTGGGCTGGGTACTGGTTGCCCTTTGTTTTAACATCTGGGTATATATGTTGGGTTTTGGCGGTGTTGAGATTCTTTGGCAAAGACTCAATTTTTTCCCGCGAACCCTGAGTTTCTTGCTTCCTCCCCTTTACTACTTTTATCTGCGCAGCCAGTTTGATACCGGTTTCAGATTTAAATGGCGGGATCTAATCCATGTTGCACCCTTCTTACTTGAGGCAACTTATCGCCTTACTATATTTGCTGGCGGACCCTCGTTTGTTCATTATTGGGAGAAGACATTTCATGGGCCTTGGCATCTGGATGATTTGTTGTTTGTAAGCAGTACTGCGCAGCATGTAGTTTACCTTTATTGGTCGTTTCGGCTCTACCATCATTATCGGTCCTGGGTTAAAACACAATTTTCAAACGTTGAACCTGTAAGCTTTCGTTGGTTTCGAAATTTTCTCATAGCCCTTTCGCTGCTGGTCTCAATCGACTTCCTTGTAACCGTGGTGGATCTTTGGTTGAACCTGAGTTTTTGGCAAGACTGGTGGAATAATCTGGCAGGTGTAATCCTGATCTACTACGTAAGTATTGCCGGATACGCGCAGCGCCAACCGGGTCGCCAACTTACCTTTTCGGATTCAGGGTCTGCCAATCCAGCTTCATCCTCCGACGAAGTCCAAAAAAAAACACCCGCCACGGCAAATTTGGATCAGGACAGAATTTATCAACAAGTACTGAATCTGATGGACACTGAAAAGCCTTACCTAAATCCTGATTTATCACTTCCTGACCTGGCCAGGCAAATGAAGATAAATGCCCCAACACTATCGCTGGCAATAAACGTTGGCAGCAGCCATAATTTCAATGATTTTGTGAACGCTTACCGGGTAAGCGAATTTAAGCAACAGGCGCTTCTACCGGGCAATGCGCATTTAAGCTTGTTGGGAATTGCCCTGGAATGCGGTTTTAACTCAAAAGCAACATTTAACCGTGCGTTCAAAAAACTGGAAAATCAATCTCCTGGTGAATTTGTAGCTTCGCGAAACTTAGACCAATGATTATCACCTCCATACGAATCTTTAATATCAAGTTAAAGTAGGTCAACCCAATGCGGTGTAAGTCTCAACCTCGTTAATTTCTCTTCCCACTAGTTCTTTCCCAGACATGCTATGAATTTGAAAATTCATTTGGCAGCAAAGACTATTGAATAAATTTCTAATAAAGATTAAATTATTTCGACAATACATATAACTTTCAGAACCATAATGGTAGTTTCTAAATGATTGTATTGTGGTAATTATCAACTAATAATTGAATTATTTTCAGATAACTATTGGAATAATCTGTAACACGACCGGCAATGATTAGAGAGACAGAGAGTGTTGGAAGTGGTAAATCCGGGTGTTTTGATCTTAAAACCATATACCGGGATTTGTTTGAGTTAAATCCCCAACCCATGTGGGTATATGACCTGCAAACCCTTTGCATACTGGATGTGAACATTGCAGCGGTAAATCATTACTTATATACCAGAGAAGAATTCTTAAATCTTAACCTGAAAGATCTTCGTCCAGCCGCTGAAATTCCAAAAATGCAGGCTGCGGTAGAGAAGCTGACCATTGAAAACTTGCTGGTCACCGGTGGTAGTTATAAGCATCAGAAGAGAAATGGAGAAATCATAGATGTACAGCTGCAGGGAAACATTATTTCTTTTGATGGCAAGAAAGCGGAAATGGTTATTGTAACAGACATTACAGTACTCCTTAGAGCCCAGGAAAACAGTCTATTATTACTTGAAAGGCTTCGCGATGCACAAAAAATTGCAAGGATCGGTTACTGGACCCGTAATATAAATGAGGACATTTCGCAGTGGTGCAGTGAAATGTATAAGATCTATGGAAGAAACCCTGAAACTTTTATTCCGACGCGACAGAACCTGGTCGACTGCTTTCATGCGGATGACCGTTATCTTTTAAGTGAGGAGGTTTTATCTGCATTGGCTACCAATCAGAATACCGACTATGAGCACCGTATCATTACTGAACAGGGAGAGGTGAGATGGGTATCTCAACGGGTGGAGCTTCAATATGGACACTACGGGGTCCCTGTGGCTATCAAAGGGATTATTCAGGATATTACTGAGAAAAAAAAGACAGATGAAAAGTTCAAAACCATCTTCGAACAAACGAGCGATGCCATCATTTTAGGAAGCCTTGAGTGCAATCGTTTGGAATTTAATGATGCTGCGGTGAATATGCTGGGTTACACCCAAAAAGAATTGAGCGAACATATGCCTTATCAAATGTTGACCAAGCTTTCCACGGGAAGCCAGAATGCAATTTTTGAACAATTTAAGGCAGGTGAGGCAGGCAGTGGCACGACAGAAATAAGGCGAACAGATGGCTCAGACATTATTGTTAATTTCAATTTTAAACCAGATATTCTACCAGGACTTCATCTGTGTGTACTCACTGATATTACGGACCGTGTTCAAAATCAAAACAAGCTCCTGGCGAGTGAAAGAAGGTTTAAGGCCCTTGTGCAGGAAGGCGCAGATTTGATTGGTATTCTAGACCTTGAAGGAAATTACAAGTTCGTCAGTGAAAGTTCTTACCCGATATTGGGCTTCCACCCCTCCGAATTTATTGGGAAAAATGCTTTTGATTTCATTCATCCGGATGACCGAGAGCAGATTATCGGCCACTTTTCAAAGCTGTCGGAAATAAAGCGAATAAAAATGAGCCCTTTCAGATTCAGGAATTCGAAAGGAAACTGGCGATGGATCCGTACGGTAGCAATAAACCTGTTTGGTGACCCAGCCATAGATGGCATTGTCGTAAGTTCCAGAGATATCACAGAAGCGGTATTTAATCGCGGCGCATTGAAACGAAGCAATGAACGGTATAAATCGATCATGAAGGCGGCAAATCAAGCCATCTATGATTGGGATATTGAAAAAGATAATGTAGAGTGGGGAAATGGGTTCCACGCCATATTTGGATATCAGTCTAACAGTCACAACAGCGGTGAATGGTATAAAAATATACATGTCGATGATAAGACGAAGGTATTAGCTGAATTAACAAAAAGCATAGAAGATAGTAATATAGACGTTGCTGTATCAGAGTTCAGATATACCAAAGAGAATGGTGAGGTGGCACTGGTAGAGCACCGGATTGTCTTTTTACGAAATCGGCTAGGCGTGGCGATCCGGGCTGTGGGATCGTTGAAAGACATTACAGGCTACAAGCAGAACCTGATCACCATCCAGCTTCAAAACAAAAAATTGAAAGAGATAGCCTGGGCCCAGTCCCACATGGCCAGGGCACCGTTAGCCCGTATGATGGGTCTTGTTGACCTGATTAAAAATTATCCAAATACGGATATTGAAAAAAGTAAAATACTGGATCTTTTTCTACAATCCGCAACCGAATTTGATCAAATAATCAAAGAGATATCGGAACATACTAATGACGATCAGTGAGCTGGGAGGATAGGATGATAGGTACTATTTTTAGCCTATTCTGCAAATTACCTATGTTCAAAACATTTATTGGCAATGAAGATTTATATCAAATACATGGTAAGCCGAAGGTGTAAGCTTATGGTCAAAGCCGAATTAGCAGCGCTAGGAATATGTCACAGTATTATAGAACTTGGAGAAGTTGAGCTTGATGACGACCTGACAGAAGAGCAGCGGGAATTGCTGCATTTGGCATTGTTAAAATCGGGGCTGGAATTGATGGAAGACAAAAAGGCACAGCTTATCGAGAAAATAAAAACCATTATTATAGAAATGATCTATAATGATGAAGATGTTCCTAAGCTTACTAATTCTGCATTTTTAGAGGAAAAACTGGCATACGATTACACTTATCTCGCCAACATTTTTTCAGAAGTCACGGCTACAACGGTAGAACATTACATTATTGCCCATAAAATTGAGCGCGTTAAAGAGCTCCTTATCTACGACGAGCTTACCCTTACACAGATTTCTCACCTACTCAATTACAGCAGCGTAGCGCACTTATCTTTTCAATTTAAAAAGGTTACAGGGCTGACCGCTTCTTTTTTCAAAGGCCTTAAGCATAAAAAGCGGGTGCCGTTAGAGGATGTGTGAATTATGAAATAGATCGCTTAAATAACGTAACGGATCTGACAAAACGATATGCAAAATTTGTGACATATAAATTGTTCATCGCGTCTGCCCTACCTCAAATTTAGCCGTCTTTAAATATTCCTTATCTTTAAATGAATAGTACCGAACACCACCAATTTACCCCGACCGGCAATATTGAAACAGCAAAAACAAAGGCTATCCCTACGGAAAGTGAGATAGCCGAGACAATTGCCATCCTTGCCAATAAAATTAATCTGATAGAAATAAGCACTAATGATAACTTTGCCATTAGGGAAGGTTGCGCAGAAGCAGTCGAAATACTGGGCTCTAAAAAGAGCTCTTATCACGAAATCAGCGACGAGATTGTAACTAACAAAGGGTGGGCCATTGCAGTATTGGCCGTTGAATATTTAAACGGCAATTTGGATGGAAAGATCTTTGAAGAACTGCCCGTAAAATGAAAACATATAAGTTGGAAAGCCTATCTTTTTCAGAAGGCTGCTGTTATCCAAAACAACTGTTTGCAATCTATATGTTTTTTGATCCAGAAAACCATTTTGTATAATCGCCACATCATCCTATAAGATCTTATAAATTGATGTTGGTCGATACATGAATGATCATAACACACCGCTTTAATTATATTTCTGCTAAGATATTAATTCCACTTTTTTAAATCTTATATTATCTATTATAGGTAGTGCCATATCTGGTTTTAGTCTTGAACTGACGGTGTTCTCATGCAAAACACCGTCAGTTCGGGAAGTATATGATTACTCTACCGAAGGTTTTAAAACCGTATATTTCAAATTATCAACAGTAATTCCTGAAACGGATTTGATGGACAGTTTTGACATCGGGTTTTCCGGAAAGAAAATATCGGTCATCACCGTCAGTCCGTTGTCAGCAAAAAGCTCAACAGAAGCTACATCCGCAATCAAGGTCAGCGGAATATTATCTGCCGTTGCAAACCTTGGTGCAATGTGTTTTGCTCCAAAACCTTTTTCAAAATCGATTTTGCCGGATTTTGAACGATCAATGTAATATTGATTTTTCGCTTTGTCGTATCCGATGATCAGTTCGTTGCCTGCTTCGTTGGCCAGCACAATAGAAAAATCTGCTGTGTTTTTAGTTGTTAAATCCAGGCGGAATAAGCCGGTTTTATTCTTTACTTTGTCCGTCAGATCCAGTTGATCCTTCACCTTCACATTCTTCATTGAGAAACTTGTGGTGTTCAACACATCCAGCTCTTTAACCGGAACCGAAGTCAGATACATTTCTTTCCCAACTGTTTTTAGACCT
Coding sequences:
- a CDS encoding ABC transporter permease, producing the protein MAYLNYNYRAKFDQNHTNARNVYRLNSERTVDGSKQTWGVVPLPLAQTMQKDFAGAERIARLSSASVIVKHKDASFDERIHYTDKALFDFFNFPLKYGNLSGFNKSDQIIISPSLADKYFPKQMPVGQSLTLIGADGSNKVYTVIAVTEKIPENSSIQFDIITAFENRIAVGEVQADNWANATRITTFVELKNEQAARLVTANLMPSLAPHNSNHKDWLLEGFSLQPFSDLATSSDIDMSGYVYGSQLNSNPRGVLVIVPVIMSIFILIITCFNFTNVSIAFASGRLKEIGVRKVIGGLRRELVWQFLTENIILCLLASTLGLLFVSLLAPTMIELTGIDLSPDLNKDFGFWIFLLLVPVVSAICSGLYPALYVSSFQPVRILKGKTSLGSSNRFTRFLLLAQFSLSCFALVVGIVMTQNAAFQQKADFGYAINEVAVVQVNNAQEYRALSQAVQSNVEIKSVAGSAQQIGDDSYTSTARTKSGELQAQIAQVGGQEYLNTMGIRVVDGRQFHSGEADTDQSILVNQTFVARSGFKQPIGQQVTLDSANYTIIGVVNDYKEFGLHDIVPPCILRLARPDDYKYVVVRADREKLSKVTKYLQETWHKVASNVPYRAFLQSDLIEKELRMTQAFKSISFFLAIVTLLLSASGLFAQISLNIDKRSKEIGMRKVLGASVLQIIALVNHRFVRILLLSFVVGAVFGYLFTSKFIFRFIFKYHPVAGPGPYIITLLTVILCCVLIIGSKVYNAATANPIERLRAD
- a CDS encoding outer membrane beta-barrel protein, with the translated sequence MARFTTLLFFFFTALSLNAQSISGSVINEAKRPASFSVVKLFETTDSSLVKGTIANEAGQYEFTGIRTGSYYVKASLVGMLDQNSLTVTLHDRQSVRLDPLMMMQAQQVLNELVVKAQKPTIEQLVDKTVLNIATDQVAQGKSAYELLQQAPGVMIDPNDNIRMGGKQGVNVFIDGKPINLSSTDLANLLRGTAASNIDKIELISNPSARFDAQGGAGVINIRLRRNKNDGMNGNVSGGYGQSNHYRANLALDLNYRAKRLSLYANVSGSDNDQITKVLLDRNASGLQFVQRGFDTDGTRAVVYKTGIEYSLTTKQTLGLVVAGNAAFNRFGTNSGTSIINSKGQVDSSIVNRVFNPNQNNRLNVALNYRYADTLGLELNADADFTIFSNDSPSNIVSNYISADGLPLFKRQVRFEANTGIRIGTMRADIVKEWKKKQVKLETGFKHIHVAATNDLLAFSGADDQLDVNRTNRFTYREIVSAAYASLNHSNRTWSMQAGVRAERTAVQGRSVDRLSRIIDRPDTTYFNLFPTGYIQYQISGNGQLGFNYGRRIGRPSYQDLNPFIYQIDPYTSQRGNPFLMPSYTQNAELSYTYKWATNVKLSYGHTSGFSTDVMQQKGLTAHQTVANVGQVNALNLSLSTPYRFTKWWSAYLYAAATLNRFQGNFSADETFDQHALAFESYVQNTFTISKSWQAQLSGFWNAPTTQTVYRIGGLGALNLSIERKVLKGEGKLALNVDDLLNTMRWRQSTSFGSQQFNIDRKWESRRVSIRFAYRFGRSEIKGAREPRTNNDASRIKTNGNL
- a CDS encoding helix-turn-helix domain-containing protein, which gives rise to MSFYFNVYSAVLLFGFLQGWIYALLLWIRGQREGRLSDYLLGWVLVALCFNIWVYMLGFGGVEILWQRLNFFPRTLSFLLPPLYYFYLRSQFDTGFRFKWRDLIHVAPFLLEATYRLTIFAGGPSFVHYWEKTFHGPWHLDDLLFVSSTAQHVVYLYWSFRLYHHYRSWVKTQFSNVEPVSFRWFRNFLIALSLLVSIDFLVTVVDLWLNLSFWQDWWNNLAGVILIYYVSIAGYAQRQPGRQLTFSDSGSANPASSSDEVQKKTPATANLDQDRIYQQVLNLMDTEKPYLNPDLSLPDLARQMKINAPTLSLAINVGSSHNFNDFVNAYRVSEFKQQALLPGNAHLSLLGIALECGFNSKATFNRAFKKLENQSPGEFVASRNLDQ
- a CDS encoding PAS domain S-box protein; this encodes MIRETESVGSGKSGCFDLKTIYRDLFELNPQPMWVYDLQTLCILDVNIAAVNHYLYTREEFLNLNLKDLRPAAEIPKMQAAVEKLTIENLLVTGGSYKHQKRNGEIIDVQLQGNIISFDGKKAEMVIVTDITVLLRAQENSLLLLERLRDAQKIARIGYWTRNINEDISQWCSEMYKIYGRNPETFIPTRQNLVDCFHADDRYLLSEEVLSALATNQNTDYEHRIITEQGEVRWVSQRVELQYGHYGVPVAIKGIIQDITEKKKTDEKFKTIFEQTSDAIILGSLECNRLEFNDAAVNMLGYTQKELSEHMPYQMLTKLSTGSQNAIFEQFKAGEAGSGTTEIRRTDGSDIIVNFNFKPDILPGLHLCVLTDITDRVQNQNKLLASERRFKALVQEGADLIGILDLEGNYKFVSESSYPILGFHPSEFIGKNAFDFIHPDDREQIIGHFSKLSEIKRIKMSPFRFRNSKGNWRWIRTVAINLFGDPAIDGIVVSSRDITEAVFNRGALKRSNERYKSIMKAANQAIYDWDIEKDNVEWGNGFHAIFGYQSNSHNSGEWYKNIHVDDKTKVLAELTKSIEDSNIDVAVSEFRYTKENGEVALVEHRIVFLRNRLGVAIRAVGSLKDITGYKQNLITIQLQNKKLKEIAWAQSHMARAPLARMMGLVDLIKNYPNTDIEKSKILDLFLQSATEFDQIIKEISEHTNDDQ
- a CDS encoding helix-turn-helix domain-containing protein, which translates into the protein MKIYIKYMVSRRCKLMVKAELAALGICHSIIELGEVELDDDLTEEQRELLHLALLKSGLELMEDKKAQLIEKIKTIIIEMIYNDEDVPKLTNSAFLEEKLAYDYTYLANIFSEVTATTVEHYIIAHKIERVKELLIYDELTLTQISHLLNYSSVAHLSFQFKKVTGLTASFFKGLKHKKRVPLEDV